In Devosia beringensis, a single window of DNA contains:
- a CDS encoding septal ring lytic transglycosylase RlpA family protein, translating to MSMSIVTTPWRRALNFVALAALIAPMIAACGGGGLGATVKRSAFSSKEYGVTSSPRVTSNPNPPKGGGRYQVGKPYTVRGNVYVPKEDPNYVASGDASWYGSDFHGRRTANGEIFSANAITGAHPTLPLPSYVRVTNQANGRSVVVRVNDRGPYMPGRIMDLSHRAAEMLGYVNNGHTQIQAEYVGPAPLEGDDTRMLLASYSGPADFGGTGNSNTRYASNDGTNSMVDMAGNFFGSLFSYADTTPEEQDLAIGSAHAAVTAMATRSSALDTWVQSMDADARSIKLGLGVFSNQDNAIALAEEFALLGAVDEEPVTVNGKAATRLTLTQLKPGVSRVDALDLARQLGLNDIILY from the coding sequence ATGAGTATGAGTATCGTGACGACACCCTGGCGCCGTGCCCTCAATTTCGTCGCCCTGGCGGCCCTGATCGCGCCGATGATCGCTGCCTGCGGCGGCGGCGGCCTGGGTGCCACGGTCAAGCGGTCGGCGTTCAGTTCCAAGGAATATGGCGTCACCTCATCGCCGCGCGTTACCAGCAATCCCAATCCGCCCAAGGGCGGTGGCCGCTATCAGGTCGGCAAGCCCTATACCGTGCGCGGCAATGTCTACGTGCCCAAGGAAGATCCCAATTATGTCGCCAGCGGCGACGCCTCCTGGTACGGCTCGGATTTCCATGGCCGCCGCACGGCCAACGGCGAGATCTTCTCGGCCAATGCCATCACCGGCGCGCATCCGACGCTGCCGCTGCCCAGCTATGTGCGCGTGACCAATCAGGCCAATGGCCGCTCGGTGGTCGTCCGCGTCAATGACCGCGGTCCCTATATGCCCGGCCGCATCATGGACCTGTCGCATCGCGCCGCCGAAATGCTGGGCTATGTGAACAATGGCCATACCCAGATCCAGGCTGAATATGTCGGACCGGCGCCTCTCGAAGGCGACGATACCCGCATGCTGCTGGCCAGCTATTCCGGTCCCGCCGATTTCGGTGGCACGGGCAACAGCAATACCCGCTATGCCTCCAATGACGGCACCAACAGCATGGTCGACATGGCCGGCAATTTCTTTGGCAGCCTGTTCTCCTATGCCGACACGACACCCGAAGAGCAGGACCTGGCCATTGGCAGCGCCCATGCGGCGGTGACGGCCATGGCCACCCGCTCGAGCGCGCTGGACACCTGGGTGCAGTCGATGGATGCCGACGCCCGCTCGATCAAGCTGGGCCTGGGCGTGTTCTCGAACCAGGACAATGCCATTGCCCTGGCCGAGGAGTTTGCCCTGCTCGGCGCCGTCGACGAGGAACCGGTGACCGTCAACGGCAAGGCGGCCACCCGCCTGACCCTGACGCAGCTCAAGCCGGGCGTGTCGCGGGTCGATGCGCTTGATCTGGCCCGCCAACTTGGCCTGAACGACATAATTCTCTATTAG
- a CDS encoding D-alanyl-D-alanine carboxypeptidase family protein translates to MKRLGTILAFLVALTFPAWAQAEFDTQAKFAILMDQETGTVIFQKDADLPMEPASMAKLMTIAVVFNEIRTGRVSFADEFFVSEHAWRTGGAASGGSTMFADLNSKISVENLIRSVIIQSGNDAAIILAEGIAGSEGSFAAMMNELGEEIGLTDSHFTNPTGLPDPDMHVTARDLADLARYLIGEFPQYYHYFSEPEMEWNGIKQPNRNSLIEMGIGVDGLKTGHTEAAGYGSVISTEEGGRRLIAVVHGLTSMSQRAEEGRKLITWGARAFERVAAYADNAVVAYADVYGGESGNVGLIGNGEIALYLPRGSRKCLSAEVHYTGPLLPPVVEGEQVAELQVFCDDRLVQVAPLYAAESVEKGGIVRQATDALRQLALGWL, encoded by the coding sequence GTGAAACGGCTCGGCACTATTCTGGCATTCCTCGTGGCGCTGACGTTTCCGGCCTGGGCGCAGGCCGAGTTCGATACCCAGGCCAAATTCGCCATTCTGATGGATCAGGAGACTGGCACGGTCATCTTCCAGAAGGATGCCGACCTGCCCATGGAACCGGCCAGCATGGCCAAGCTGATGACCATTGCCGTGGTCTTCAACGAGATCCGCACCGGCCGGGTCAGCTTTGCCGACGAGTTCTTCGTCTCCGAACATGCCTGGCGCACCGGCGGCGCGGCCTCGGGCGGCTCGACCATGTTCGCCGACCTCAACTCCAAGATCTCGGTCGAAAACCTCATCCGCTCGGTGATCATCCAGTCGGGCAATGACGCTGCCATCATCCTGGCCGAGGGCATTGCTGGCTCGGAAGGCAGCTTTGCCGCGATGATGAATGAGCTGGGGGAGGAGATCGGGCTGACCGATTCCCACTTCACCAATCCGACCGGCCTGCCGGACCCGGACATGCATGTGACCGCGCGCGATCTGGCCGATCTGGCGCGCTATCTGATCGGCGAGTTTCCGCAATATTACCACTACTTCTCCGAGCCCGAGATGGAGTGGAACGGCATCAAGCAGCCGAACCGCAATTCGCTGATCGAAATGGGCATCGGCGTCGACGGGCTCAAGACCGGTCACACCGAGGCGGCCGGCTATGGCTCGGTGATCTCGACCGAGGAGGGCGGGCGGCGCCTGATCGCCGTGGTGCATGGCCTCACCTCCATGTCGCAGCGTGCCGAAGAGGGCCGCAAGCTGATCACCTGGGGCGCCCGCGCCTTCGAACGCGTGGCGGCCTATGCCGACAATGCCGTTGTCGCCTATGCCGATGTCTATGGTGGCGAGAGCGGCAATGTCGGGCTGATCGGTAACGGCGAGATTGCGCTTTACCTGCCGCGCGGCTCGCGCAAATGCCTCAGCGCCGAGGTGCACTATACCGGGCCGCTGCTGCCACCAGTGGTGGAGGGGGAACAGGTCGCCGAATTGCAGGTCTTCTGCGATGATCGTCTGGTACAGGTGGCGCCGCTCTATGCTGCCGAAAGCGTCGAAAAGGGCGGTATCGTCCGGCAGGCCACGGACGCGCTGCGGCAACTGGCCCTTGGCTGGCTCTAG
- the tmk gene encoding dTMP kinase, which produces MLDASKTTRARFITFEGGEGVGKSTQVKRLLQNLQRHDIAAVRTREPGGTPKAEAIRSFILQGRSESWGAGAEAVLFAAARLDHVNQLIAPNLANGTWVLSDRFHDSTRAYQGLTGGVDGKLIDALESLALDGHAPDLTIMLDMDPVAAFKRVADRAVEDGLAVTGDRFEKEELDWHIRLRDGFLAIARDNPDRCVVISAAQDEDALEKAIWTVVSQRFPELLAGSQA; this is translated from the coding sequence ATGCTCGATGCGTCCAAAACCACCCGCGCCCGCTTCATCACCTTCGAAGGTGGCGAAGGTGTCGGCAAATCCACCCAGGTCAAGCGCCTGCTGCAGAACCTGCAGCGGCACGACATTGCGGCCGTGCGCACGCGCGAGCCGGGCGGCACGCCCAAGGCCGAGGCGATCCGCTCCTTCATCCTGCAGGGGCGCTCGGAAAGCTGGGGGGCAGGGGCCGAGGCGGTGCTGTTCGCCGCCGCGCGGCTCGATCACGTCAACCAGCTGATCGCCCCCAACCTGGCCAACGGCACCTGGGTGCTGTCCGACCGCTTCCATGATTCCACCCGCGCCTATCAGGGGCTGACTGGCGGCGTCGATGGCAAGCTGATCGACGCGCTCGAGAGCCTGGCGCTGGACGGCCATGCGCCGGACCTGACCATCATGCTCGACATGGATCCGGTGGCCGCCTTCAAGCGCGTGGCCGACCGGGCTGTCGAGGATGGCCTGGCCGTCACGGGCGACCGCTTCGAAAAGGAAGAGCTCGACTGGCATATCCGCCTGCGGGACGGGTTCCTGGCCATTGCCCGGGACAATCCGGATCGCTGCGTCGTCATTTCAGCCGCCCAGGACGAGGATGCGCTGGAAAAGGCGATCTGGACCGTGGTCAGCCAACGCTTTCCCGAACTGCTGGCAGGATCGCAGGCGTGA
- a CDS encoding AAA family ATPase, giving the protein MIDPNALDGVMTPERRQRALGHAAARAAIASQIADRRLPGAILLHGPMGIGKATFAFELAAAMLTATGDEDGHRVEEQVAALSHPNIALLRRRPKDAKGYYTVIRVEDVRQLRDSLHHTRGRAGHRVAIIDSIDDCNPAAANALLKTLEEPPADTTFLLVSHRPGQLLPTIKSRCHNLALRPIAGEHVRAILLEHDAGLAPAELDRAIALSGGRPRRAFETLALEADSALGALQSWLADPGHHPAGVSLKLAEVLGADSQSPELSFAREMLDDWMADEARSAAMQPGARMRLASANELWDKAHSLFADADAINLDMKQTLVAIFDAIRKHVSTTIPVSAETL; this is encoded by the coding sequence GTGATCGACCCCAATGCACTTGACGGCGTGATGACGCCCGAGCGGCGCCAGCGCGCTTTGGGTCACGCCGCCGCCCGTGCTGCCATTGCCAGCCAGATTGCCGACCGCCGCCTGCCCGGCGCCATCCTGCTGCATGGGCCGATGGGCATCGGCAAGGCCACCTTTGCCTTTGAACTGGCCGCCGCCATGCTGACCGCCACGGGTGACGAGGATGGGCACCGGGTCGAGGAGCAGGTCGCGGCGCTGTCGCATCCCAATATAGCCCTGCTGCGTCGCCGGCCCAAGGACGCCAAGGGCTATTACACCGTCATCCGCGTCGAGGATGTGCGCCAGCTGCGCGACAGCCTGCACCATACGCGCGGCCGGGCAGGGCACCGCGTCGCCATCATCGACAGCATTGACGACTGCAATCCGGCCGCCGCCAATGCCCTGCTCAAGACGCTCGAAGAGCCGCCGGCCGACACCACCTTCCTGCTGGTCTCGCACCGGCCGGGACAATTGCTGCCCACCATCAAGTCGCGCTGCCACAACCTGGCCCTGCGGCCGATTGCGGGTGAGCATGTCCGCGCCATCCTGCTCGAGCACGATGCGGGGCTGGCCCCGGCCGAGCTCGACCGCGCCATTGCCCTGTCCGGTGGCCGACCGCGCCGCGCTTTTGAGACGCTGGCGCTGGAGGCGGATTCGGCCCTTGGCGCGCTGCAGAGCTGGCTCGCCGATCCCGGCCATCATCCCGCTGGGGTCTCGCTGAAGCTGGCGGAAGTGCTCGGGGCGGACAGCCAGAGTCCGGAACTGTCCTTTGCCCGCGAAATGCTCGATGACTGGATGGCCGATGAGGCGCGCAGTGCCGCCATGCAGCCGGGCGCGCGGATGCGTCTTGCCTCCGCCAACGAGCTATGGGACAAGGCGCACAGCCTTTTTGCCGATGCAGACGCTATCAATCTGGACATGAAACAGACCCTCGTCGCCATCTTCGACGCGATCAGGAAGCACGTATCGACAACCATCCCCGTTTCCGCCGAGACCCTATGA
- the metG gene encoding methionine--tRNA ligase, translating to MTDKPFYVTTAISYPNGVPHIGHAYEMIATDAIARFKRLEGREVYFLTGTDEHGIKMVQTAAAQGVTPRELADRNAAAFKALAGALNVSNDDFIRTTEERHFESSQAIWKKMAANHNGDIFQSTYKGWYSVRDEAYFDEEELSEKDGKRFAPSGAEVEWVEEPTYFFRLSAYQDKLLALYEANPDFIAPRERRNEVISFVKGGLKDLSISRTTFDWGIPVPDAPGHVMYVWVDALTNYISGLGFPDETAELFRKFWPADLHVIGKDIIRFHTVYWPAFLMSAGIEVPHRVFAHGFLTVDGQKMSKSLGNVIDPFALIEEFGADALRYFLLREVSFGNDGDYSRDKLVNRVNADLANNLGNLAQRSLSMINKNCDAKVPVLGALTEADEAIIAEVGAAIDAAQQAMDEQMVHDASGAIVAALSSANNYFAGQEPWALKKTDPERMATVLYVTADTVRRLTIPMLAFVPASAARLLDQLVVPEGERLLADAKIANRLVSGTELPVPQGVFARIERKAE from the coding sequence ATGACCGACAAGCCCTTTTACGTCACGACCGCGATTTCCTATCCCAATGGCGTTCCCCATATCGGCCACGCCTATGAGATGATTGCGACGGACGCGATCGCCCGCTTCAAGCGGCTCGAAGGGCGCGAGGTGTATTTCCTCACCGGCACCGACGAGCATGGCATCAAGATGGTGCAGACGGCCGCCGCGCAGGGCGTGACGCCGCGCGAACTGGCCGACCGGAATGCTGCTGCCTTCAAGGCGCTGGCGGGCGCGCTCAACGTCTCCAATGACGATTTCATCCGCACCACCGAAGAGCGCCATTTCGAGTCCAGCCAGGCGATCTGGAAGAAGATGGCCGCCAACCATAATGGCGATATCTTCCAGTCGACCTACAAGGGCTGGTATTCGGTGCGCGACGAGGCCTATTTCGACGAGGAAGAGCTCAGCGAAAAGGACGGCAAGCGCTTTGCCCCGTCCGGCGCCGAGGTCGAATGGGTGGAGGAACCGACTTATTTCTTCCGCCTCTCGGCCTATCAGGACAAGCTGCTGGCGCTCTACGAGGCCAATCCCGATTTCATCGCCCCTCGGGAACGCCGCAACGAGGTCATTTCCTTCGTCAAGGGCGGCCTCAAGGACCTGTCGATCTCGCGCACCACCTTTGACTGGGGCATTCCGGTGCCGGATGCGCCGGGCCACGTGATGTATGTCTGGGTCGATGCGCTGACCAATTACATTTCGGGCCTGGGCTTTCCCGACGAGACGGCCGAGCTGTTCCGCAAATTCTGGCCAGCGGACCTGCATGTCATCGGCAAGGACATCATCCGTTTCCACACCGTCTACTGGCCCGCCTTCCTGATGAGCGCCGGCATTGAGGTGCCGCATCGCGTCTTCGCGCATGGTTTTCTCACCGTCGACGGCCAGAAGATGAGCAAGTCGCTGGGCAATGTCATCGACCCGTTTGCGCTGATCGAGGAATTCGGCGCCGATGCGCTGCGCTATTTCCTGCTGCGCGAAGTCTCCTTCGGCAATGACGGCGACTATAGCCGCGACAAGCTGGTCAACCGCGTCAATGCCGACCTTGCCAATAATCTGGGCAACCTGGCGCAGCGTTCGCTGTCGATGATCAACAAGAACTGCGACGCCAAGGTACCGGTCCTGGGCGCGCTGACCGAGGCCGATGAGGCGATCATCGCCGAAGTGGGCGCGGCCATCGACGCGGCGCAGCAGGCCATGGACGAGCAGATGGTGCATGACGCCAGCGGCGCCATTGTCGCGGCGCTGAGCTCGGCCAACAACTACTTTGCCGGCCAGGAGCCCTGGGCGCTCAAGAAGACCGATCCGGAACGTATGGCCACGGTGCTCTATGTGACGGCCGATACGGTGCGCCGCCTGACCATTCCCATGCTGGCCTTCGTGCCCGCCTCGGCGGCGCGTCTGCTTGACCAGCTGGTGGTGCCAGAGGGCGAGCGCCTGCTGGCCGATGCCAAGATAGCCAATCGCCTGGTATCCGGCACCGAATTGCCGGTGCCGCAGGGCGTGTTTGCCCGTATCGAGCGCAAGGCGGAATAG
- a CDS encoding TatD family hydrolase, producing MLIDSHCHLDFEALANDIDGVMARAAAAGVTGMVTISTHVEKFSTYTALAERFDNVWCSVGTHPHHADEELHITTDELVRLSAHPRCVAIGEAGLDYFYDNAPREAQATGLRRHIAAARITGLPLVIHSRKCDDDMAAILTEETGQGAFPFLLHCFTATPELARTALDLGGYISFSGIITFKNAEEIREVARFVPADRYLVETDAPYLAPIPHRGQSNEPSFVRHTAEKVAEVRGISLEQLGAETTGNFARLFAKTGLA from the coding sequence ATGCTGATCGACAGCCATTGCCACCTCGATTTCGAGGCCCTGGCCAATGACATCGACGGGGTGATGGCCCGCGCCGCTGCCGCCGGGGTGACCGGCATGGTGACGATATCCACACATGTGGAAAAGTTTTCCACATACACGGCGCTGGCCGAGCGCTTCGACAATGTGTGGTGTTCGGTGGGCACGCATCCGCACCATGCGGACGAAGAGCTGCATATCACCACGGATGAACTTGTCCGGCTAAGTGCCCATCCCCGTTGCGTTGCCATCGGCGAGGCGGGCCTGGATTATTTCTATGACAATGCGCCGCGCGAGGCTCAGGCGACCGGGTTGCGCCGCCATATCGCGGCCGCGCGGATCACCGGTCTTCCACTGGTTATCCACAGCCGCAAGTGTGATGACGACATGGCGGCGATCCTGACCGAGGAAACCGGGCAGGGGGCTTTCCCCTTCCTGCTGCACTGCTTTACCGCGACGCCCGAGCTGGCGCGGACGGCGCTCGATCTGGGCGGCTATATCTCGTTTTCCGGCATCATTACCTTCAAGAATGCCGAGGAGATCCGCGAGGTCGCGCGCTTTGTGCCGGCCGACCGTTACCTGGTCGAGACCGACGCGCCTTATCTGGCGCCGATCCCGCATCGCGGGCAGTCCAATGAGCCCAGCTTTGTGCGTCATACGGCCGAGAAGGTCGCCGAGGTGCGCGGCATCAGCCTCGAACAGCTCGGCGCCGAAACCACGGGTAATTTTGCGCGCCTCTTCGCCAAGACCGGGCTGGCCTGA
- a CDS encoding MBL fold metallo-hydrolase — protein sequence MPAAQKIIATILGCGSSGGVPRIGNDWGICDPGEPRNRRRRCALLIEGWREGSDQPTRVLIDTGVDLREQLLDAQVDRVDAVLYTHEHADHTHGIDDLRVLALHNRRRVDVYFGVATETRLREAFGYCFESPPGSDYPPILNGHRIAAGDTLDIVGPGGSLLISVFEQEHGNITSLGFRLGGFAYSCDLSGFPPASHAAISGLDLWVIDALRITPHPSHLSLAETLDWIERFAPRQAVLTDMHVDLDYARVEATTPAHVTPAFDGMRIDVLTGTILNR from the coding sequence ATGCCGGCGGCGCAAAAGATCATCGCCACCATTCTGGGCTGCGGCTCGTCAGGCGGGGTGCCGCGCATCGGCAATGACTGGGGCATTTGCGATCCCGGCGAGCCGCGCAATCGCCGCCGCCGCTGCGCGCTGCTGATCGAGGGCTGGCGCGAGGGCAGCGACCAGCCGACCCGGGTGCTGATCGATACTGGCGTCGACCTGCGCGAGCAGTTGCTCGACGCCCAAGTCGATCGTGTCGATGCTGTGCTGTACACCCACGAACATGCCGACCATACGCATGGCATTGACGACCTGCGCGTGCTGGCGCTGCACAATCGCAGGCGCGTGGACGTCTATTTTGGCGTGGCAACGGAAACCCGGCTGCGCGAGGCTTTCGGCTATTGCTTCGAGAGCCCGCCGGGCAGCGACTATCCGCCCATCCTCAATGGCCACAGGATTGCCGCCGGCGATACCCTCGATATTGTCGGGCCGGGCGGCTCGCTGCTGATTTCGGTGTTCGAGCAGGAACACGGCAACATTACCTCGCTGGGCTTTCGCCTGGGCGGGTTCGCCTATAGCTGCGACCTGTCGGGTTTTCCGCCAGCGTCGCATGCCGCCATTTCGGGGCTAGACCTCTGGGTCATCGATGCCCTGCGGATCACTCCGCATCCGAGCCATCTCAGCCTTGCCGAAACGCTGGACTGGATCGAGCGCTTTGCGCCCCGCCAGGCGGTGCTCACCGACATGCATGTCGACCTGGACTATGCCCGGGTGGAGGCGACAACGCCGGCGCATGTGACGCCGGCGTTCGATGGCATGCGGATCGATGTGCTGACCGGGACGATCCTCAACAGGTAG
- a CDS encoding TIGR03842 family LLM class F420-dependent oxidoreductase encodes MEFGITFKGFIEPERARYLVRAAEYAGFTYCWFYDSHILWRDCYAAIAMCMEHTEHMRFGPLVTNPDVRDWSVAASIFGSLSKQSGGRFDLAVGRGDSSMRVMGKKPATLARVADFIAKTQAMVRGEEVSYGEIPAPVKFPWAVGHDMPSWIAAYGPLALKTAGEHADGVVLQLADPGLCKWFTDQCLDAGKASGKDMSNFRVMAAAPAYFGDKARAIEATKWFPAMVGNHVADIVEKYGADSDKVPASLTSYIEKRRGYDYSKHGQADNPFLDFITPDVVENFCVLGEPEEHIAKMHALKAAGVTQFNIYLDSGDEEEIIAGYGRHVIPAFR; translated from the coding sequence ATGGAATTCGGCATTACCTTCAAGGGTTTCATCGAACCCGAACGCGCGCGCTATCTGGTGCGCGCCGCAGAATATGCCGGCTTCACCTATTGCTGGTTCTATGATTCCCACATTCTCTGGCGCGATTGCTATGCTGCCATTGCCATGTGCATGGAGCACACCGAGCACATGCGCTTCGGCCCGCTGGTGACCAATCCCGACGTCCGCGACTGGTCGGTAGCTGCCTCCATCTTCGGCTCCCTGTCCAAGCAGAGCGGCGGGCGCTTCGATCTGGCCGTCGGCCGCGGCGACAGCTCGATGCGCGTCATGGGCAAGAAGCCGGCGACCCTGGCCCGCGTCGCCGACTTCATCGCCAAGACCCAGGCCATGGTGCGCGGCGAGGAAGTTTCCTATGGCGAGATCCCCGCCCCGGTGAAATTTCCTTGGGCCGTCGGGCATGACATGCCCAGCTGGATTGCCGCCTATGGCCCGCTGGCCCTCAAGACCGCCGGCGAACATGCCGATGGTGTGGTGCTGCAGCTGGCCGATCCGGGCCTCTGCAAATGGTTCACCGACCAGTGCCTCGACGCCGGCAAGGCTTCCGGCAAGGACATGTCCAATTTCCGCGTCATGGCGGCGGCGCCGGCCTATTTTGGCGACAAGGCCCGCGCCATCGAGGCCACCAAGTGGTTCCCCGCCATGGTGGGCAATCACGTCGCCGATATCGTCGAGAAATACGGCGCCGACAGCGACAAGGTGCCGGCAAGCCTGACCAGCTATATCGAGAAACGCCGCGGTTACGACTATTCCAAACACGGCCAGGCGGATAACCCGTTCCTCGATTTCATCACGCCCGATGTGGTGGAAAATTTCTGCGTGCTGGGCGAGCCGGAGGAGCACATCGCGAAGATGCACGCGCTCAAGGCGGCCGGCGTGACCCAGTTCAACATCTATCTCGACAGTGGCGACGAGGAAGAGATCATTGCCGGCTATGGCCGCCACGTGATCCCGGCCTTCCGGTAA
- a CDS encoding ABC transporter ATP-binding protein, with protein MSVGLDVDAVTVRAGPAVLLDAVTCRADAGRLTGLIGPNGAGKSTLMRAALGLLPLQSGRITFAGADLPRMNRRVRAQLTAFVEQSGAAEVQLTAREVVALGRIPFQSIWQASPSPADDLAVGAALAAVGMASFAERHYHTLSGGEQQRLQVARALAQQPQLLILDEPTNHLDVQAQLSILTLLRQRARAGATVLLALHDLNLAAAFCDELVVLQHGRVVAQGAPEAVLTPSLLHDVYGVQASLLRHPGTGRPMIAYDMPSE; from the coding sequence ATGAGCGTGGGGCTGGACGTCGACGCGGTCACTGTGCGCGCCGGGCCGGCGGTGCTGCTGGACGCCGTCACCTGCCGGGCCGATGCTGGCCGGCTGACCGGACTGATCGGCCCCAATGGCGCCGGCAAGTCCACCCTGATGCGGGCCGCTTTGGGCCTGCTGCCATTGCAAAGTGGCCGCATCACCTTTGCTGGGGCCGATCTGCCGAGGATGAACCGACGGGTCCGGGCCCAGCTGACCGCCTTTGTCGAACAGAGCGGCGCGGCAGAGGTGCAGTTGACCGCCCGCGAGGTCGTCGCCTTGGGTCGTATCCCCTTCCAGTCGATCTGGCAGGCATCCCCCTCCCCCGCCGATGATCTGGCCGTTGGGGCAGCGCTGGCGGCCGTGGGCATGGCCAGCTTTGCCGAGCGGCACTATCACACGCTCTCCGGTGGCGAACAGCAGCGGCTGCAGGTGGCCCGTGCCCTGGCGCAGCAGCCGCAACTGCTGATCCTGGATGAACCGACCAATCATCTCGATGTGCAGGCGCAACTCAGCATACTGACCCTGCTGCGACAGCGGGCCCGCGCCGGGGCGACAGTGCTGCTGGCGCTGCATGACCTCAACCTGGCGGCCGCCTTCTGCGATGAACTGGTGGTGCTGCAGCATGGCCGCGTGGTGGCGCAAGGCGCGCCGGAGGCCGTGCTGACCCCTTCTCTGCTGCATGATGTCTATGGTGTGCAGGCCAGTCTGCTGCGTCATCCCGGCACGGGCCGGCCGATGATTGCCTATGACATGCCGTCCGAATGA
- a CDS encoding putative F420-0 ABC transporter permease subunit, translating to MRLPRPQIALGAGLWALLLASIVLAVTFGPADIAPHEVWQTIARHLGLPLESGVTRLRDAIVWELRLPRVLVAAGIGAGLALCGAIMQALTRNPLADPYLLGLSSGASFGAVTFLLAGAALLMPVGAFLGAGAAMALTLLMTRLLGGATPSRAILAGIAVSALAAAATSFLIFWSATGDSYREILSWLMGSLSGTTWGDAGVVITTVVLLGLPMLLAGRALDAFAFGDNAAATLGIDVVRLRWVLLGATALLTGALVAVGGAIGFVGLIIPHVVRLGTGSRHRLLLPVAMLLGASFMIWTDTAARSLFAPRELPVGIITALLGAPIFLLVLLRYRRAT from the coding sequence ATGCGGCTGCCGCGCCCACAGATCGCGCTTGGCGCTGGCCTGTGGGCGCTGCTGCTGGCGAGCATTGTGCTGGCCGTGACCTTCGGCCCAGCCGACATTGCCCCGCATGAAGTCTGGCAGACCATTGCCCGGCATCTGGGTCTGCCGCTGGAATCCGGCGTCACCCGGCTGCGCGATGCCATTGTCTGGGAGCTGCGCCTGCCGCGCGTCCTGGTCGCCGCCGGCATAGGCGCAGGCCTGGCGCTCTGTGGCGCCATCATGCAGGCGCTGACCCGCAATCCGCTGGCTGATCCCTATCTGCTGGGCCTCTCGTCTGGCGCCTCCTTCGGCGCCGTGACCTTCCTGCTGGCCGGCGCGGCCCTGCTGATGCCGGTGGGAGCGTTCTTGGGCGCCGGTGCGGCCATGGCGCTGACCCTGCTGATGACGCGGCTGCTGGGCGGCGCCACGCCGTCGCGCGCCATCCTAGCGGGCATTGCCGTGTCGGCCCTGGCGGCGGCGGCAACATCCTTCCTGATCTTCTGGTCGGCCACCGGCGATTCCTACCGGGAAATCCTGAGCTGGTTGATGGGCTCGCTGAGCGGCACCACCTGGGGCGATGCCGGCGTCGTCATCACCACGGTGGTGCTGCTCGGCCTGCCCATGCTGCTGGCCGGGCGGGCTCTCGACGCCTTTGCCTTTGGCGACAATGCGGCGGCGACGCTGGGCATCGACGTCGTGCGGCTACGCTGGGTGCTGTTGGGCGCTACGGCGCTGCTGACCGGCGCGCTGGTCGCCGTCGGCGGGGCGATCGGCTTTGTCGGCCTGATCATTCCCCATGTGGTGCGGCTGGGCACCGGTTCGCGCCACCGGCTGCTGCTGCCAGTGGCCATGCTGCTGGGCGCCAGCTTCATGATCTGGACCGATACCGCGGCGCGCAGCCTGTTCGCGCCGCGCGAACTGCCGGTGGGCATCATCACGGCGCTGCTGGGCGCGCCGATCTTTCTGCTGGTCCTGCTGCGCTATCGGCGGGCGACATGA